The sequence GGGGGGAACTGCAGAGGGGAGAGAGGAACGattttacaaaaaaagaaaaagataaataataaaaaaggaaGCAGAAAATGGCAGTGAATTGTAAGTTTTCGGTAGGCATTTTTGCTGCATTTGCCCTTGTTTTCGCAATCTTCATGCCTGCTGTTCAAGGCCAGGGCCACGGCGCTTTCGCCCCTGCTCCTGCTCCAACCAGCGACGGTTAGTTCCTCTTTTCCGCCATCGTTTGTGTATCGAAATGTTTTGTATTCAGATTTTTGAAATTGCTATTCACGAATTCAACCTCTTTCTGTAGATCTATTTGCTCTTGCTTTTCGTGTTTCATAGAAAATGCaggaaatttttattattactttGCTGTTTCAAACCATTTAAATGGAGATTAATTAAAACGCGATCTGCTTTCTGTTTCACTATAATATATAGCAGAACATGAAACCGATCGAGAGTAAACAAAATTAATGATagaaattgaaatattttattttattaagcatTCATTGCCATCACAGATCTCGAATGCTGTCTTTGTTTGAAAGCAGCTGCAGATTTCGGTTCATAAATTTGAACTGAACACAGTCCAAATAACTGGATCTTGTTCATATGGATAATGTAACATTGATGCATCAATCATCTGCTTTTTCTTATGAGAATGATATTCTATCATTAAGCTAATCATGCTTATCTTGTACTTTCA comes from Salvia miltiorrhiza cultivar Shanhuang (shh) chromosome 3, IMPLAD_Smil_shh, whole genome shotgun sequence and encodes:
- the LOC131017958 gene encoding arabinogalactan protein 41-like, with the translated sequence MAVNCKFSVGIFAAFALVFAIFMPAVQGQGHGAFAPAPAPTSDGTAIDQGIAYGLMLLALVLTYIIHTFDAPFSI